From Lentisphaera araneosa HTCC2155, the proteins below share one genomic window:
- a CDS encoding transposase: GYNGMAFIALAKELGHEVLMPLKMSHLAQKMNDSKKRSLVHEIKLTRSHLKNYPDHQHLLGTTLKIRLIRTLGTSKLKSQVLITTLLDDAKFSWKELSGLYRQRYLVEVAYRHLKVNLNLESIRKRKFSRIKKFMYAAIALYNLAAVLRNRIKLPEILPEDHGTKMYCFSFCLNRICVFCLAILNPFRGSKKALANCLRAVKSCWYIYKPWRSSPRICNTPPSKFTVHKGKVKYKEIETAQFLNAEYQILGVQYGQIS; the protein is encoded by the coding sequence CAGGATATAACGGCATGGCGTTTATTGCCTTAGCAAAAGAGTTGGGCCACGAAGTTTTAATGCCGTTGAAAATGAGTCATCTAGCTCAGAAAATGAACGATTCTAAGAAACGATCTCTTGTTCACGAGATTAAACTCACTCGTTCACACCTTAAAAACTATCCAGATCATCAACATTTACTAGGAACAACTCTTAAAATTCGTCTTATCAGAACACTGGGAACGTCCAAACTTAAATCGCAGGTTTTAATCACGACCTTACTGGATGACGCCAAATTCTCATGGAAAGAACTCTCAGGTTTATACCGTCAGCGCTATCTTGTGGAAGTAGCCTACCGACACCTGAAAGTTAACCTTAATCTGGAGTCGATTCGGAAGCGAAAATTTTCAAGAATTAAAAAGTTTATGTATGCCGCCATTGCTTTATACAACCTAGCGGCGGTATTACGGAATCGAATTAAACTACCTGAGATATTGCCAGAGGATCACGGCACGAAGATGTACTGCTTTTCCTTTTGCTTAAACCGTATTTGCGTTTTTTGCCTCGCGATCCTTAATCCATTTAGAGGCTCGAAAAAAGCATTGGCGAATTGCTTAAGAGCAGTCAAAAGCTGTTGGTATATTTATAAACCATGGAGGTCTTCTCCTAGAATATGTAATACTCCACCTTCAAAATTCACTGTGCACAAAGGAAAAGTAAAATATAAAGAAATTGAAACTGCGCAATTCCTCAATGCTGAGTATCAAATATTAGGGGTTCAATATGGCCAGATTTCATGA